Proteins from a genomic interval of Streptomyces sp. NBC_01445:
- a CDS encoding carbohydrate ABC transporter permease, whose protein sequence is MNIAMKRWLPQAAAAVCLLVLLYPLAWLLATSLKPADEVVTSLDLWPSHFEWSNYTTALDGVSGITVTQLLGNTLLIAVGAVVGNVLSCSLAAYAFARLRFRMSKVMFAFMVATLMLPHHVVLIPQYIIFNRLGMVDTYWPLILPKFLATEAFFVFLIVQFMRGLPRELEESARIDGCGAFRTYWSITLPLTRPALITTAIFTFIWTWNDFFTQMIYLFAPEKFTITLALRSFVDQSSTSAYGPMFAMSVISVLPIVLFFFVFQRYLVQGMATSGLKG, encoded by the coding sequence ATGAACATCGCCATGAAACGCTGGCTGCCGCAGGCGGCCGCGGCCGTCTGCCTGCTCGTACTGCTGTATCCGCTGGCCTGGCTCCTCGCCACGTCGCTCAAGCCGGCCGACGAGGTGGTGACGAGCCTCGACCTGTGGCCCAGCCACTTCGAGTGGTCGAACTACACGACTGCGCTGGACGGCGTCTCGGGCATCACCGTCACACAACTGCTCGGCAACACCCTGCTGATCGCGGTCGGCGCCGTCGTGGGCAACGTCCTGTCCTGCTCGTTGGCCGCCTATGCCTTCGCCCGGCTGCGCTTCCGTATGAGCAAGGTGATGTTCGCGTTCATGGTGGCGACGCTGATGCTGCCGCACCACGTCGTCCTGATCCCGCAGTACATCATCTTCAACCGGCTCGGCATGGTGGACACCTACTGGCCGCTCATCCTGCCGAAGTTCCTTGCCACCGAGGCGTTCTTCGTCTTCCTGATCGTCCAGTTCATGCGCGGACTCCCGCGCGAGCTGGAGGAGTCCGCCCGCATCGACGGCTGCGGCGCCTTCCGCACGTACTGGTCGATCACGCTCCCCCTGACCCGGCCCGCGCTGATCACCACCGCCATCTTCACGTTCATCTGGACGTGGAACGACTTCTTCACGCAGATGATCTATCTGTTCGCGCCGGAGAAGTTCACCATCACCCTCGCCCTGCGCAGCTTCGTCGACCAGTCCAGCACGTCCGCGTACGGGCCCATGTTCGCCATGTCGGTGATCTCGGTCCTGCCGATCGTGCTGTTCTTCTTCGTCTTCCAGCGCTATCTGGTGCAGGGCATGGCCACCTCCGGGCTGAAGGGCTGA
- a CDS encoding FMN-binding negative transcriptional regulator gives MFIQPWDAALDDAEWQTWIADGHDFGQLSVNGLPGQAPMVVPTHFTSDNSRLLIHLARPNPVWKAIENDPNVTFTVIGDYAFVPGPWRAKPDTPPTDGVPTSYYAAVQFTCRAHIVDTPEAKAELLRRQLAHFQPNGDHALVAVDQPPYGRMLSGIRGLRLDVTEVRAKFKYDDNKPAEHRTAVADRLVARGQALDVPTAGQQRRRLDRTGD, from the coding sequence GTGTTCATCCAGCCCTGGGACGCCGCACTGGACGACGCCGAATGGCAGACGTGGATCGCCGACGGCCACGACTTCGGCCAGCTCAGTGTCAACGGCCTCCCCGGTCAGGCTCCGATGGTCGTCCCCACCCACTTCACCAGCGACAACAGCCGGCTCCTGATCCACCTCGCCCGCCCCAACCCGGTCTGGAAGGCGATCGAGAACGACCCGAACGTTACGTTCACCGTCATCGGCGACTACGCCTTCGTCCCCGGCCCCTGGCGCGCCAAGCCCGACACGCCGCCCACCGACGGCGTCCCCACCAGCTACTACGCGGCCGTCCAGTTCACCTGCCGCGCCCACATCGTCGACACCCCCGAGGCCAAGGCCGAACTCCTGCGCCGCCAGCTCGCCCACTTCCAGCCGAACGGCGACCACGCCCTCGTCGCCGTGGACCAGCCGCCGTACGGACGCATGCTGTCCGGCATCCGCGGCCTGCGCCTGGACGTCACCGAGGTGCGCGCCAAGTTCAAGTACGACGACAACAAGCCCGCTGAGCACCGCACGGCGGTCGCCGACCGCCTCGTGGCACGAGGCCAGGCCCTCGACGTACCCACCGCCGGACAGCAACGCCGCCGCCTGGACCGTACGGGCGACTGA
- a CDS encoding carbohydrate ABC transporter permease: MSTVSTRAPSRPAPDTDRQAPKRRRRQVRERQWPAYVFLSPWMLGALVLTLVPMAVSLYLSFTDYNLFDPPHWVGLRNYTEMLTEDPRYWRSVGTTMLYVVVAVPLKLGLALGVAMLLKNLNRGRAFYRSAFYAPSLLGASMSIALVWKALFNDGGTVSGLLDSVGIDVGGWVGNPHLAVYVVVLLTVWQFGAPMVIFLAGLQQISPDLYEAASLDGAGRRRQFVSITVPMLSPVIFFNLVLEIINSFQVFTPAFVISGGKGAPADSTMFYTLYLYERGFTASHMGYAAAMAWMLLIAIAAITLILFRTSRSWVFYADEEGR; the protein is encoded by the coding sequence ATGAGCACTGTGTCGACCAGGGCGCCCTCGCGCCCCGCCCCGGACACGGACCGCCAAGCGCCGAAGCGGCGGCGCCGCCAGGTACGTGAACGGCAGTGGCCCGCCTACGTGTTCCTCTCCCCGTGGATGCTCGGGGCGCTGGTCCTGACCCTCGTGCCGATGGCCGTCTCCCTGTATTTGTCCTTCACGGACTACAACCTGTTCGATCCGCCGCACTGGGTGGGCCTGCGCAACTACACGGAGATGCTCACCGAAGACCCCCGCTACTGGCGGTCGGTCGGCACCACGATGCTGTACGTCGTCGTGGCCGTCCCGCTGAAGCTCGGCCTCGCCCTCGGTGTCGCGATGCTCCTCAAGAACCTCAACCGCGGCCGTGCCTTCTACCGTTCCGCCTTCTACGCGCCCTCCCTGCTCGGGGCGAGCATGTCCATAGCCCTGGTGTGGAAGGCGCTGTTCAACGACGGCGGCACGGTTTCCGGGCTTCTCGACTCGGTCGGCATCGACGTGGGCGGCTGGGTGGGCAATCCCCACCTCGCGGTGTACGTGGTCGTCCTGCTGACGGTGTGGCAGTTCGGGGCACCTATGGTGATCTTCCTGGCGGGTCTGCAGCAGATCTCGCCCGATCTCTACGAGGCCGCGTCGCTCGACGGCGCCGGCCGCCGGCGGCAGTTCGTCTCCATCACCGTGCCGATGCTGTCCCCGGTCATCTTCTTCAACCTGGTGCTGGAGATCATCAACTCCTTCCAGGTCTTCACACCGGCCTTCGTCATCAGCGGCGGCAAGGGCGCCCCCGCCGACTCCACCATGTTCTACACGCTCTATCTGTATGAACGCGGCTTCACCGCCTCGCACATGGGCTACGCGGCGGCGATGGCCTGGATGCTGCTGATCGCCATCGCCGCGATCACCCTGATCCTGTTCCGGACGTCCCGGTCCTGGGTCTTCTACGCGGACGAGGAGGGACGATGA
- a CDS encoding PmoA family protein has product MTLALTHAHGDRITVAHAATGTELFAYVYRPEAAWEAPKPYLHPIRTLSGAVVTDYRPNDHRWHKGLQLTASHLSGQNLWGGNSYVHGDGYLAQPEKVGSMAHVAFEEVSATDGRAVIAEHLTWHPHTKELWADEERRIEVRDVDAESGSWSLTWTSAITNRRDEPLHFGSPTTHGRPAAGYTGLFWRGPRAFRDGRVFTAEADGGDLMGSQASWLAYVGEHDGRDGRATLVFEHAAANDHAGDKGTHPAHWFVRSDPFAAVAPSWAFHEELVLAPGDTLTRSYRVTIADGAWDREQVAAHLRGHAW; this is encoded by the coding sequence ATGACGCTCGCACTGACCCACGCCCACGGCGACCGCATCACCGTCGCCCACGCGGCCACCGGCACCGAGCTGTTCGCCTACGTGTACCGGCCCGAGGCCGCATGGGAGGCCCCCAAGCCGTACCTGCACCCGATCCGCACCCTCTCCGGCGCGGTCGTCACCGACTACCGCCCCAACGACCACCGTTGGCACAAGGGACTGCAGCTGACGGCCTCTCATCTGTCCGGCCAGAACCTGTGGGGCGGCAACAGCTACGTGCACGGCGACGGATACCTCGCCCAGCCCGAGAAGGTCGGCTCGATGGCCCACGTCGCCTTCGAGGAGGTCTCCGCCACGGACGGCCGCGCCGTCATCGCCGAGCATCTGACCTGGCACCCGCACACCAAGGAACTGTGGGCCGACGAGGAACGGCGCATCGAGGTGCGCGACGTGGACGCGGAGTCCGGCAGCTGGTCGCTCACGTGGACCTCGGCCATCACCAACCGGCGTGACGAACCGCTGCATTTCGGCAGCCCTACCACCCACGGCCGTCCCGCGGCCGGATACACCGGCCTGTTCTGGCGCGGGCCGCGGGCCTTCCGCGACGGGCGGGTCTTCACCGCCGAAGCGGACGGCGGAGACCTGATGGGCAGTCAAGCATCCTGGCTGGCGTACGTCGGTGAGCACGACGGGCGCGACGGTCGCGCCACCCTTGTCTTCGAGCACGCCGCCGCCAACGACCACGCGGGCGACAAGGGAACGCACCCCGCTCACTGGTTCGTGCGCAGCGACCCGTTCGCCGCGGTCGCGCCGTCCTGGGCCTTCCACGAGGAGCTCGTCCTCGCGCCGGGCGACACCCTTACCCGTAGCTACCGCGTGACGATCGCCGACGGCGCCTGGGACCGCGAGCAGGTCGCCGCGCACCTGCGGGGGCACGCGTGGTGA
- a CDS encoding TetR/AcrR family transcriptional regulator yields MSAEAAGPRRNSARTREALLRAATELFSERGYDRTTIREIGERAGVDPALIARYFGSKPLLYVEVLRAEHGDTAPDDLLTEPRLREVAERAERRGPVPLLRVAVQPLSDGAAQDATRAALRARLVDPLRARFAREGRDRPGLRADVLVAAVAGVLLARHSGAFEDLAEADVDEVVDVLLETFGGGGPAADR; encoded by the coding sequence ATGAGCGCGGAGGCCGCGGGCCCGCGCCGGAACTCCGCCCGCACCCGCGAGGCGCTGCTGCGGGCGGCGACCGAACTCTTCTCCGAGCGAGGCTACGACCGCACGACCATCCGCGAGATCGGCGAGCGGGCCGGCGTGGACCCGGCCCTGATCGCGCGCTACTTCGGCAGCAAGCCCCTGCTGTATGTCGAGGTGCTGCGCGCCGAACACGGCGACACCGCGCCGGACGACCTGCTCACGGAGCCGCGCCTGCGCGAGGTCGCCGAGCGGGCGGAGCGGCGCGGTCCGGTCCCTCTGCTGAGAGTCGCTGTCCAGCCGCTGAGTGACGGGGCCGCGCAGGACGCCACCCGCGCGGCCCTGCGCGCCCGGCTCGTGGATCCGCTGCGGGCACGCTTCGCCCGGGAGGGCAGGGACCGGCCCGGGCTGCGGGCCGACGTGCTGGTGGCGGCGGTCGCCGGGGTGTTGCTCGCCCGCCATTCCGGGGCGTTCGAGGACCTCGCCGAGGCAGACGTGGATGAGGTCGTCGACGTACTGCTGGAGACGTTCGGCGGCGGGGGTCCTGCCGCCGATCGGTGA
- a CDS encoding cupin domain-containing protein, giving the protein MVSATYDGFPAAVGVSHLTVYDWPTVDGLPGGGTPHLHLTCSEGYVVTAGRGTVQTLTTSGYEETPLEPGTVAWFTPGTIHRLTNAGGLQITVVMQNSGLPEAGDAVLTLPQDLLTDAETYATAIRIPTDVPEAQQVEVARARRDLATRRFLELREATEGGDPEPLAAFQRAAAELIRPRLDAWEQRWQDGAHAAAAATGAQLGALRAKDAGHLAGARVTATGPTARGRFGMCGRLDVYLGI; this is encoded by the coding sequence GTGGTGAGCGCGACGTACGACGGCTTCCCGGCGGCGGTGGGTGTGTCCCACCTGACGGTCTACGACTGGCCCACGGTCGACGGGCTGCCCGGCGGCGGCACCCCGCATCTGCACCTCACGTGCAGCGAGGGATACGTGGTGACGGCCGGGCGTGGCACCGTGCAGACCCTGACCACGTCCGGCTACGAGGAGACACCTCTGGAGCCGGGCACCGTGGCCTGGTTCACGCCGGGCACGATCCATCGACTCACCAATGCCGGCGGCCTGCAGATCACCGTCGTAATGCAGAACAGCGGCCTGCCCGAAGCGGGCGACGCGGTGCTCACCCTCCCCCAGGACCTGCTCACCGACGCCGAGACCTACGCGACCGCGATCCGCATCCCCACCGACGTCCCGGAAGCCCAGCAGGTGGAGGTCGCGCGCGCCCGCCGCGATCTGGCGACCCGCCGGTTCCTGGAACTGCGCGAAGCCACCGAGGGCGGCGATCCGGAACCGCTGGCGGCGTTCCAGCGGGCCGCCGCCGAGTTGATCCGCCCGCGCCTCGACGCCTGGGAGCAGCGCTGGCAGGACGGTGCACATGCCGCGGCGGCGGCGACCGGGGCCCAACTCGGCGCTCTGCGTGCGAAGGACGCCGGACACCTGGCCGGGGCAAGGGTCACAGCGACCGGGCCCACCGCCCGGGGACGCTTCGGCATGTGCGGCCGACTGGACGTCTACCTCGGCATCTGA
- a CDS encoding Gfo/Idh/MocA family protein — MSPDRPHRPLRAAVVGAGGIARSSHLPALQKLAAEGETDVVAVVDVDDTAVRACADAFHIPYASTDLDAMLAEVRPDLVVLCTPPAVHREQSVAALRAGAWVWCEKPPCPSLADYDAVEAAEKGGDGDPYASIVFQHRFGSGARHIRRLLREGAFGRPLVAHCQTTWYRDTAYYAVPWRGRWATEGGGPAMGHGIHQTDLLLDLMGPWTEVRGMAARLVHDVETEDVSTAQVRFADGAVGTVVNSVLSPDEVSRIRIDCELATIELTHLYGYRNADWRITPAPGVPEETVAGWHDFGEDEPSSHLAQLRALVADIKAGRRHATSGAGGRQTLEFITALYKSAFTDVPVRAGDIAPGDPYYTALHGGAQGWAPAGPHQEEAPA, encoded by the coding sequence ATGTCTCCAGATCGTCCCCATCGTCCGCTGCGCGCGGCCGTCGTCGGAGCGGGTGGTATCGCGCGGTCCAGCCATCTGCCGGCCTTGCAGAAGCTGGCCGCGGAAGGGGAGACGGACGTCGTAGCCGTGGTGGACGTGGACGACACCGCGGTACGCGCCTGCGCCGACGCGTTCCACATTCCCTACGCGTCCACGGATCTCGACGCGATGCTCGCCGAAGTGCGCCCGGATCTCGTGGTGTTGTGCACCCCGCCCGCCGTGCACCGTGAACAGTCCGTCGCGGCGCTACGAGCCGGTGCCTGGGTCTGGTGCGAGAAGCCGCCGTGCCCGTCTCTGGCCGACTACGACGCCGTCGAGGCGGCCGAGAAGGGCGGTGACGGGGACCCGTACGCGTCGATCGTCTTCCAGCACCGCTTCGGCTCCGGCGCCCGGCACATACGCCGGCTGCTGCGCGAGGGCGCGTTCGGCCGGCCGCTGGTGGCGCACTGCCAGACCACCTGGTACCGGGACACCGCCTACTACGCCGTGCCGTGGCGCGGCCGTTGGGCGACCGAGGGCGGCGGCCCGGCGATGGGGCACGGCATCCATCAGACGGATCTGCTGCTCGATCTGATGGGGCCGTGGACCGAAGTGCGCGGCATGGCCGCGCGGCTCGTGCACGACGTGGAGACCGAGGACGTGTCCACCGCCCAGGTCCGGTTCGCCGACGGTGCCGTCGGCACGGTCGTCAACAGCGTGCTGAGCCCCGACGAGGTCAGCCGCATCCGCATCGACTGCGAGCTCGCGACGATCGAGCTGACGCACCTGTACGGCTACCGCAACGCCGACTGGCGCATCACGCCCGCTCCCGGCGTCCCCGAGGAGACCGTCGCCGGCTGGCACGACTTCGGCGAGGACGAGCCCAGCTCGCACCTCGCCCAGCTACGGGCGCTCGTCGCCGACATCAAGGCCGGACGACGCCACGCCACCAGCGGCGCGGGCGGACGCCAGACGCTCGAGTTCATCACCGCTCTGTACAAGTCCGCGTTCACCGACGTGCCCGTCCGCGCCGGTGACATAGCCCCGGGCGACCCCTACTACACCGCCCTGCACGGCGGCGCCCAGGGATGGGCGCCTGCCGGCCCCCACCAGGAGGAGGCCCCCGCATGA
- a CDS encoding amidohydrolase, producing the protein MSKTVTAQLPEIRDELAAFYKDLHQNPELSLQETRTAGLLAQRLRDAGFDEVAEGIGVTGVVGLLRNGEGPVVMLRADFDALPVEEKTGLPYASQARGVDSEGRDVPVMHACGHDMHAACLTGAAMLLAQARDQWRGTLLVVFQPAEELAVGARGMVDDGLFERFPKPEIVLGQHVGPLPAGVIGYGTGPVMAAADSLNITLHGRGGHGSRPEASIDPVLMAANVVTRLQGIVAREVPPAETAVVTVGRLQAGTKDNIIPDKAELGVNVRTFTPAIRDKVRSAIERIVTAESQASGAEQPPEFDWAGAAPALVSEPAATQTTVAAFAEHFGQQRIMPMPQVNASEDVGVFGEVLGVPTVFWFWGGLDTETVLTALAEDRLDELPANHSPHFAPLVEPTLSTGVEALVVAALEWLADA; encoded by the coding sequence ATGTCGAAGACGGTGACCGCGCAACTGCCGGAGATCCGCGATGAACTCGCCGCCTTCTACAAGGATCTGCACCAGAACCCGGAACTCTCGCTCCAGGAGACGCGAACCGCCGGTCTGCTGGCGCAGCGCTTGCGCGACGCGGGATTCGACGAGGTGGCCGAAGGGATCGGCGTCACCGGCGTGGTCGGGTTGCTGCGCAACGGTGAGGGGCCGGTGGTCATGCTCCGCGCGGACTTCGACGCGCTGCCGGTGGAGGAGAAGACCGGGCTTCCCTACGCCAGCCAGGCGCGTGGTGTGGACAGCGAGGGCCGTGACGTACCGGTGATGCACGCCTGCGGTCATGACATGCACGCCGCATGCCTGACCGGCGCCGCCATGCTGCTCGCGCAGGCACGTGATCAGTGGCGCGGCACCTTGCTGGTTGTGTTCCAGCCGGCTGAGGAACTCGCGGTCGGCGCGCGCGGGATGGTCGATGACGGACTGTTCGAGCGGTTCCCCAAGCCCGAAATCGTGCTGGGCCAGCACGTCGGGCCACTGCCCGCAGGGGTCATCGGCTACGGCACGGGCCCGGTGATGGCTGCTGCGGATTCCCTCAACATCACCCTCCACGGTCGCGGCGGCCACGGATCCCGGCCCGAGGCGTCCATCGACCCGGTGCTCATGGCGGCGAACGTGGTCACGCGGCTGCAGGGCATCGTCGCGCGGGAGGTGCCTCCGGCCGAGACGGCCGTGGTGACGGTGGGTCGCTTGCAGGCAGGTACAAAGGACAACATCATCCCCGACAAGGCCGAGTTGGGGGTCAATGTCCGTACGTTCACCCCGGCGATCCGCGACAAGGTCCGCAGCGCGATCGAGCGCATCGTCACGGCGGAGTCGCAGGCGAGCGGCGCGGAGCAGCCGCCGGAATTCGACTGGGCCGGCGCCGCTCCGGCGCTCGTGAGCGAGCCGGCCGCGACGCAGACCACGGTCGCCGCGTTCGCGGAGCACTTCGGGCAGCAGCGGATCATGCCCATGCCTCAGGTGAACGCGAGCGAGGACGTCGGCGTCTTCGGTGAGGTGCTCGGCGTGCCCACCGTGTTCTGGTTCTGGGGCGGCCTGGACACCGAAACGGTCCTCACCGCGCTCGCGGAAGACCGGCTGGACGAGCTGCCGGCCAACCACTCCCCCCACTTCGCCCCCCTCGTCGAGCCCACCTTGAGCACGGGCGTGGAAGCACTCGTCGTAGCCGCCCTGGAATGGCTCGCGGACGCGTGA
- a CDS encoding glycoside hydrolase family 2 protein: protein MPYSHLDAAGHPRPQLVRDPSWRDLSGPWQFAYDDANRGRSGRWMDPETTEPFTATITVPYPPESEASGVGDTAFHPVLWYRRTIEVTRPTAGRRLLLHFGAVDHRAEVWVNGQLVGRHEGGHTGFSCDLTDAVRRDGEQTVVVRAEDQPLDATQPRGKQDWRRDPHVIWYHRTSGIWQPVWLEDVPDEHITVLHWTPDVAHARVRCRIRLSEWPRRPLTVTVRLARGDRVLAEQRTLADGQETEFDVAVPALRHAQDLDDLLWSPEQPHLVDAIVTLNDAADDTPVDRVTSYLGLRDIGWDDGVFLLNHKPYFLRFALQQGYWPASHLAAPADTLRRDAELAKSIGLNGLRIHQKIEDPRFLYWADRLGLMLWEEMPSAYTFGTQTVERVVGEWTEAISRDLSHPSIVAWVPINESWSVPNPALVPAQRHFMDSLYHLTKALDPSRPAVSNDGWEISAADIWGVHDYTQHAQVLRERYGHSSLRQGEIVEQWPGAKRFVLDGVRHQGQPVVLSEFGGATFEPAEGAEWFGYDTVSTKEDFAERLAGLVQAAVDSGLAGFCFTQFTDTEQEINGLFTADRRPKLPEAELRGILTRTRGRSGATT, encoded by the coding sequence ATGCCGTACTCCCATCTGGACGCCGCCGGCCACCCGAGGCCGCAACTCGTCCGCGACCCCAGCTGGCGTGACCTGAGCGGTCCGTGGCAGTTCGCCTACGACGACGCGAACCGCGGCCGCTCCGGGCGCTGGATGGACCCGGAAACCACCGAACCCTTCACCGCCACCATCACCGTGCCCTACCCGCCCGAGTCCGAGGCCTCCGGCGTCGGCGACACGGCCTTCCACCCCGTGCTCTGGTACCGGCGCACGATCGAGGTCACCCGGCCGACAGCGGGCCGGCGCCTGCTGTTGCACTTCGGCGCAGTCGACCACCGGGCCGAGGTGTGGGTGAACGGACAACTCGTAGGACGTCACGAAGGCGGCCACACAGGCTTCTCCTGCGACCTCACCGATGCCGTCCGCCGGGACGGTGAGCAGACCGTCGTGGTCCGGGCCGAGGACCAGCCGCTCGACGCCACGCAACCTCGCGGCAAGCAGGACTGGCGGCGGGACCCGCACGTCATCTGGTACCACCGCACCTCAGGCATCTGGCAGCCGGTATGGCTGGAGGACGTGCCGGACGAGCACATCACGGTCCTGCACTGGACCCCCGATGTCGCGCACGCCCGCGTCCGCTGCCGGATCCGGCTGAGCGAGTGGCCGCGACGCCCGTTGACCGTCACGGTGCGCCTCGCCCGAGGCGATCGGGTGCTCGCCGAACAGCGCACGCTGGCCGACGGCCAGGAGACGGAGTTCGATGTCGCGGTGCCGGCCCTTCGGCACGCTCAGGACCTCGACGACCTGCTCTGGAGCCCCGAGCAACCCCATCTCGTGGACGCGATCGTGACTCTGAACGACGCGGCCGACGACACCCCCGTCGACCGCGTCACGTCCTACCTCGGTCTGCGCGACATCGGCTGGGACGACGGTGTCTTCCTCCTCAACCACAAGCCGTACTTCCTGCGTTTCGCACTCCAGCAGGGCTACTGGCCCGCATCCCATCTGGCGGCCCCGGCAGACACGTTGCGCCGGGACGCCGAACTGGCCAAGTCGATCGGCCTCAACGGGCTGCGCATCCACCAGAAGATCGAGGATCCCCGCTTCCTCTACTGGGCCGACCGGCTGGGGCTGATGCTCTGGGAGGAGATGCCGTCGGCGTACACGTTCGGCACGCAGACCGTCGAGCGGGTGGTCGGCGAATGGACCGAGGCGATCTCCCGCGACCTCAGCCACCCGTCGATCGTCGCGTGGGTTCCGATCAACGAGTCCTGGTCCGTTCCGAACCCGGCGCTCGTCCCCGCCCAGCGGCACTTCATGGACAGCCTCTACCACCTGACCAAGGCCCTCGACCCGTCACGCCCGGCCGTCTCCAACGACGGCTGGGAGATCTCCGCCGCCGACATCTGGGGTGTGCACGACTACACGCAGCATGCGCAGGTGCTCCGCGAGCGTTACGGGCACTCCTCCTTGCGGCAGGGCGAGATCGTCGAGCAGTGGCCCGGTGCCAAACGGTTCGTCCTGGACGGCGTGCGCCACCAGGGACAGCCCGTCGTACTGAGTGAGTTCGGCGGGGCCACCTTCGAACCGGCCGAAGGCGCGGAGTGGTTCGGCTACGACACCGTGAGCACGAAAGAGGACTTCGCCGAACGCCTGGCCGGGTTGGTGCAGGCCGCGGTGGACTCCGGCCTCGCCGGCTTCTGCTTCACCCAGTTCACCGACACCGAGCAGGAGATCAACGGCCTGTTCACCGCGGACCGCCGGCCGAAGCTCCCCGAGGCGGAGTTGCGCGGAATCCTGACCCGGACCCGAGGCCGGTCGGGAGCCACCACATAA
- a CDS encoding ABC transporter substrate-binding protein encodes MPEPRSGRRPLPRRAVLAAAAVGLSAALNSTLTACATASGSTSGGVTLTFSWWGNDDRAARTEQAVRLFEKEHPGVTVRTSSGDFGAYLQKLATQAAGGGMPDVAQLDYRQVSQYAGGGALMSLDDTIKNGTIRTSDMSRDFLRTGTYKGGQYALPMGRGITGYAYDSAVYARANIPSPKPSWTWLDWERANRKIVALGLKSPDGRPFAGANDGGTNEDVFETWLRSRGGKLYASQTELGFTEDDLTAFWTFCDRLRKDGTIAQARDTAQANSTETSPMGRHLAAADFTWDAPFPSYPALLGDSVHFAPVPTTDGHQGSYFKPSMLIGVSADSEHPKEAAQLVDFLLNDQRVGDILAFSRSTPPNRRIAARVARTLKGPEREIYEYAQTMEKYGLDAPPTAPPRGDVAIQTAFTREYQRVMYGLATPRQAARELIDEANRELRS; translated from the coding sequence ATGCCCGAGCCCCGAAGCGGCCGGCGCCCACTCCCCCGCCGGGCCGTCCTGGCCGCGGCCGCCGTCGGCCTCAGCGCCGCGCTGAACTCCACGCTCACCGCCTGCGCCACCGCGAGCGGCAGTACATCCGGCGGCGTCACCCTCACGTTCTCCTGGTGGGGCAACGACGACCGTGCCGCGCGCACCGAGCAGGCCGTGCGGCTCTTCGAGAAGGAACACCCCGGCGTCACCGTCCGCACATCGAGCGGGGACTTCGGCGCGTACCTGCAGAAACTGGCCACGCAGGCGGCCGGCGGCGGCATGCCCGATGTGGCTCAGCTCGACTACCGGCAGGTGTCCCAGTACGCGGGCGGGGGCGCGCTGATGTCACTGGACGACACCATCAAGAACGGGACGATCCGCACGTCCGACATGAGCAGGGACTTCCTGCGCACCGGCACGTACAAGGGCGGGCAGTACGCCCTGCCCATGGGCCGCGGCATCACCGGCTACGCCTATGACTCCGCCGTCTACGCGAGGGCCAACATCCCGTCACCGAAACCCAGTTGGACGTGGCTGGACTGGGAAAGGGCCAACAGGAAGATCGTCGCCCTGGGACTGAAGTCTCCCGACGGCCGCCCCTTCGCGGGTGCCAATGACGGCGGGACCAACGAGGACGTGTTCGAGACCTGGCTGCGCAGCCGCGGCGGAAAACTCTACGCAAGCCAGACCGAGCTCGGGTTCACCGAGGACGACCTCACCGCGTTCTGGACGTTCTGCGACCGGCTGCGCAAGGACGGCACCATCGCTCAGGCCAGGGACACGGCGCAGGCCAACAGCACCGAGACGAGCCCGATGGGCCGTCATCTCGCCGCCGCCGACTTCACCTGGGACGCACCGTTCCCCAGCTACCCGGCCCTGCTGGGCGACTCCGTCCACTTCGCACCGGTCCCCACGACCGACGGCCACCAGGGCTCGTACTTCAAGCCGAGCATGCTCATCGGCGTCAGCGCGGACAGCGAACACCCCAAGGAGGCGGCGCAGTTGGTCGACTTCCTCCTCAATGACCAACGGGTCGGCGACATCCTCGCCTTCTCCCGGTCCACTCCGCCCAACCGGAGGATCGCCGCCCGCGTCGCCAGGACGCTCAAGGGCCCCGAGCGGGAGATCTACGAGTACGCGCAGACCATGGAGAAGTACGGCCTGGACGCCCCGCCGACCGCCCCGCCACGGGGCGATGTCGCGATCCAGACCGCATTCACCCGCGAATACCAGCGTGTGATGTACGGCCTGGCCACACCCCGCCAGGCGGCACGCGAACTCATCGACGAGGCGAACCGGGAGCTGAGGTCATGA